The following are from one region of the Flavimobilis soli genome:
- a CDS encoding sugar ABC transporter ATP-binding protein: protein MTETAGSTAAPIVQMTGITIEFPGVKALDGVDFRLFPGEVHALMGENGAGKSTLIKALTGVYQTTSGTILVDGVEHSFSGPDQAQAAGISTVYQEVNLCANLSVAENVMLGHEPRTGPFISWRKMRRQAAEYLERLHLDIDTASLLSAHSIAVQQLCAIARATVVDAKVLILDEPTSSLQKAEVDELFAVIRELRDAGVAILFVSHFLDQIYEISDRLTVLRNGRLVGEHLVADLPRRELIGKMIGREGAALDAIERGAQAAFDAEHEHGTPSLRAVGLGRDGSIEPYDLDVFPGEIVGLAGLLGSGRTEAVRLLCGADKPGEGELQLKGKDVKLNDPLQALKHGIAFSSEDRKKEGIIGDLTVRENIALAVQTVRGVWKQVPKRELDELVDKYVRALNIHPANPNMLVKNLSGGNQQKVLLARWLATAPTILILDEPTRGIDVGAKADIQKLVAELAADGMSVLFISSEFEEVLRVSHRIDVLRDRKFVDSITNGPDVDQDTILEAIAKKEVA, encoded by the coding sequence ATGACCGAGACGGCGGGGAGCACCGCAGCTCCGATCGTCCAGATGACCGGGATCACTATCGAGTTCCCCGGCGTGAAGGCCCTCGACGGCGTCGACTTCCGTCTCTTCCCGGGCGAGGTGCACGCCCTCATGGGCGAGAACGGTGCCGGGAAGTCCACCCTCATCAAGGCGCTCACCGGCGTCTACCAGACGACGAGCGGCACGATCCTCGTCGACGGCGTCGAGCACAGCTTCAGCGGCCCCGACCAGGCCCAGGCCGCCGGGATCAGCACGGTGTACCAAGAGGTCAACCTGTGCGCCAACCTTTCCGTCGCCGAGAACGTCATGCTCGGCCACGAGCCCCGCACGGGCCCTTTCATCAGCTGGCGCAAGATGCGCCGCCAGGCCGCCGAGTACCTCGAGCGGCTCCACCTCGACATCGACACGGCGTCGCTCCTGTCCGCCCACTCGATCGCCGTGCAGCAGCTCTGCGCGATCGCCCGCGCGACCGTCGTCGACGCCAAGGTCCTCATCCTCGACGAGCCCACCTCGAGCCTGCAGAAGGCCGAGGTCGACGAGCTCTTCGCGGTCATCCGCGAGCTGCGCGACGCAGGCGTCGCCATCCTCTTCGTCTCCCACTTCCTCGACCAGATCTATGAGATCTCCGACCGGCTCACCGTCCTGCGCAACGGCAGGCTCGTCGGCGAGCACCTCGTCGCCGACCTGCCGCGCCGCGAGCTCATCGGCAAGATGATCGGCCGCGAGGGGGCGGCGCTCGACGCGATCGAGCGCGGGGCCCAGGCGGCGTTCGACGCCGAGCACGAGCACGGCACCCCCTCCCTGCGCGCCGTCGGGCTCGGGCGCGACGGCTCGATCGAGCCGTACGACCTCGACGTCTTCCCTGGCGAGATCGTCGGGCTCGCCGGTCTGCTCGGCTCCGGCCGCACGGAGGCCGTGCGCCTCCTGTGCGGTGCCGACAAGCCCGGCGAGGGCGAGCTCCAGCTCAAGGGCAAGGACGTGAAGCTCAACGACCCGCTCCAGGCCCTCAAGCACGGCATCGCGTTCTCGTCCGAGGACCGCAAGAAGGAGGGCATCATCGGGGACCTCACCGTCCGCGAGAACATCGCCCTCGCCGTGCAGACCGTCCGCGGCGTCTGGAAGCAGGTCCCCAAGCGCGAGCTCGACGAGCTCGTCGACAAGTACGTCCGCGCGCTCAACATCCACCCCGCGAACCCCAACATGCTCGTGAAGAACCTCTCGGGCGGCAACCAGCAGAAGGTGCTCCTCGCGCGGTGGCTCGCCACCGCGCCCACGATCCTCATCCTCGACGAGCCCACGCGAGGCATCGACGTCGGCGCCAAGGCGGACATCCAGAAGCTCGTCGCCGAGCTCGCCGCCGACGGCATGTCCGTCCTGTTCATCTCCTCGGAGTTCGAGGAGGTCCTGCGCGTCTCCCACCGCATCGACGTCCTGCGTGACCGCAAGTTCGTCGACTCGATCACCAACGGCCCCGACGTCGACCAGGACACGATCCTCGAGGCCATCGCCAAGAAGGAGGTGGCGTGA
- a CDS encoding ABC transporter substrate-binding protein, whose translation MRRNTFTRTMVAAAATISMLTLAACGGGSDDPATTGGGGGSSQGGDTIKVGFSQLGAESGWRTANTESVKANLTKENGFDLTFVDAQQKQENQIKALRDFIDQGVDVIAFSPVIETGWDEVLQDIKDADIPVVLVDRTVDTTVADPFVTWIGADFTKEGVTAGEWVKENHPDAKIFELQGTMGSGAQTNRQEGFRSVVGDNVIGEASGNFTRAEGKAATEAALAAYPDMDLIFAHNDDMGLGAIEAIEATGKKPGVDIKIVTVDGVKDGLQALVDKKFNYVVECNPAFGDQLAELIKKVAAGEQVEKSTIVVDEAFDQTITQEFVDSRTF comes from the coding sequence ATGCGACGCAACACGTTCACGCGGACCATGGTCGCCGCGGCGGCCACGATCTCGATGCTCACCCTCGCCGCCTGCGGCGGAGGCTCTGACGACCCGGCCACGACCGGTGGCGGCGGCGGGTCGAGCCAGGGCGGTGACACGATCAAGGTCGGGTTCTCGCAGCTCGGCGCCGAGTCCGGCTGGCGCACCGCCAACACCGAGTCGGTCAAGGCCAACCTGACCAAGGAGAACGGCTTCGACCTCACGTTCGTCGACGCCCAGCAGAAGCAGGAGAACCAGATCAAGGCCCTGCGCGACTTCATCGACCAGGGCGTCGACGTCATCGCGTTCTCGCCGGTCATCGAGACCGGCTGGGACGAGGTCCTCCAGGACATCAAGGATGCCGACATCCCTGTCGTGCTCGTCGACCGCACGGTCGACACGACCGTCGCCGATCCGTTCGTCACCTGGATCGGTGCCGACTTCACCAAGGAAGGCGTGACCGCCGGCGAGTGGGTCAAGGAGAACCACCCCGACGCCAAGATCTTCGAGCTCCAGGGCACGATGGGCTCGGGCGCGCAGACCAACCGCCAGGAGGGCTTCCGCTCCGTCGTCGGTGACAACGTCATCGGTGAGGCGTCGGGCAACTTCACCCGCGCCGAGGGCAAGGCCGCGACCGAGGCCGCGCTCGCCGCGTACCCCGACATGGACCTGATCTTCGCGCACAACGACGACATGGGCCTGGGCGCGATCGAGGCGATCGAGGCGACCGGCAAGAAGCCCGGCGTTGACATCAAGATCGTCACCGTGGACGGCGTCAAGGACGGTCTGCAGGCCCTCGTCGACAAGAAGTTCAACTATGTCGTCGAGTGCAACCCCGCCTTCGGTGACCAGCTCGCCGAGCTGATCAAGAAGGTCGCCGCCGGCGAGCAGGTCGAGAAGAGCACCATCGTCGTCGACGAGGCGTTCGACCAGACCATCACCCAGGAGTTTGTCGACTCCCGCACGTTCTGA
- the araA gene encoding L-arabinose isomerase produces the protein MNKPYQDREIWFLTGSQHLYGEETLRQVAEQSQQVARALDASDDVPAPVVWKPVLTDADAIRRAMIDASADDKVLGVITWMHTFSPAKMWIAGLDALRKPLLHLHTQAAADLPWDSIDMDFMNLNQAAHGDREYAYIQTRLGVSRTTVVGHVSNPAVTRRVGTWVRGAAGWAATHELRLARFGDNMRNVAVTEGDKTEAELRFGVSVNTWGVNDLVAAVDAVEEAAIDGVVAEYEDLYDVVPELRRGGDRHDALRYAARQEVALEGFLTELGAKAFTTNFEDLGALRQLPGIAVQRLMSKGYGFGAEGDWKTAVLVRAAKVMGAGLPGGASLMEDYTYDLTPGDERILGAHMLEICPSLTTSTPRVEIHPLGIGGKEDPVRMVFDTDPGVGVVVSLADMRDRFRMTANVVDLVEHPPLPNLPVARAVWKPRPDFTTSAEAWLTAGGAHHTVLSTAAGVEAFEVFAQIARTELLVIDETTTRRGFADQVRWNQVYYRLAQGL, from the coding sequence ATGAACAAGCCGTACCAGGACCGCGAGATCTGGTTCCTCACGGGGAGCCAGCACCTCTACGGCGAGGAGACGCTCCGGCAGGTCGCCGAGCAGTCGCAGCAGGTCGCCCGTGCGCTCGACGCGTCCGACGACGTCCCCGCCCCGGTCGTCTGGAAGCCCGTCCTGACGGACGCGGACGCGATCCGCCGCGCGATGATCGACGCGAGCGCTGACGACAAGGTGCTCGGCGTGATCACGTGGATGCACACGTTCAGCCCCGCGAAGATGTGGATCGCCGGGCTCGACGCCCTGCGCAAGCCGCTGCTGCACCTGCACACGCAGGCGGCCGCGGACCTGCCGTGGGACAGCATCGACATGGACTTCATGAACCTCAACCAGGCGGCGCACGGCGACCGTGAGTACGCGTACATCCAGACGCGGCTCGGGGTCTCGCGCACGACCGTCGTCGGGCACGTGTCCAACCCCGCTGTCACGCGCCGGGTCGGCACGTGGGTGCGTGGTGCGGCCGGTTGGGCTGCGACGCACGAGCTGCGTCTCGCGCGCTTCGGCGACAACATGCGCAACGTCGCGGTGACCGAGGGTGACAAGACCGAGGCCGAGCTGCGCTTCGGCGTCTCCGTCAACACGTGGGGTGTGAACGACCTGGTGGCGGCCGTCGACGCGGTGGAGGAGGCCGCGATCGACGGCGTCGTCGCCGAGTACGAGGACCTGTACGACGTCGTCCCCGAGCTGCGACGCGGGGGCGACCGTCACGACGCGCTGCGGTACGCGGCGCGGCAGGAGGTCGCGCTCGAGGGCTTCCTCACGGAGCTCGGCGCGAAGGCCTTCACGACGAACTTCGAGGACCTCGGCGCGCTGCGCCAGCTCCCGGGCATCGCGGTGCAGCGGCTCATGTCGAAGGGCTACGGCTTCGGTGCGGAGGGCGACTGGAAGACGGCGGTGCTCGTCCGGGCCGCGAAGGTCATGGGTGCGGGCCTGCCGGGTGGTGCCTCCCTCATGGAGGACTACACGTACGACCTGACCCCGGGTGACGAGCGGATCCTCGGCGCGCACATGCTGGAGATCTGCCCGTCGCTGACGACGTCGACCCCGCGGGTGGAGATCCACCCGCTCGGGATCGGCGGCAAGGAGGACCCGGTCCGGATGGTGTTCGACACCGATCCGGGCGTGGGTGTCGTGGTGTCCCTCGCGGACATGCGGGACCGGTTCCGGATGACGGCGAACGTGGTCGACCTGGTCGAGCACCCGCCGCTGCCGAACCTGCCGGTCGCGCGAGCGGTGTGGAAGCCTCGCCCCGACTTCACGACGTCGGCGGAGGCGTGGCTCACGGCGGGAGGCGCGCACCACACGGTGCTGTCGACCGCAGCAGGGGTGGAGGCCTTCGAGGTCTTCGCTCAGATCGCCCGGACGGAGCTGCTCGTCATCGACGAGACGACGACGCGTCGGGGGTTTGCGGACCAGGTCCGTTGGAACCAGGTCTACTACCGTCTGGCACAGGGCTTGTGA
- a CDS encoding L-ribulose-5-phosphate 4-epimerase, producing the protein MVTLDEMSAEVRAEVARVRDLVARLHAELPRWDLVVWTAGNVSQRVRVHDGEDLFVIKPSGVTYDELTPESMVVCTLDGELVDGTRAPSSDTAAHAYVYRHMPEVGGVVHTHSTYATAWAARGEEIPCVLTMMADEFGGPVPIGPFALIGDDSIGRGIVETLTGSRSPAVLMRNHGPFTIGKDATTAVKAAVMVEEVARTIHVARQLGEPVPIDQNAIDSLYARYQNVYGQPAPAQR; encoded by the coding sequence ATGGTGACGTTGGACGAGATGAGCGCCGAGGTTCGCGCGGAGGTCGCGCGCGTCCGCGACCTGGTCGCGCGGCTGCACGCCGAGCTGCCCCGCTGGGACCTGGTCGTGTGGACCGCGGGCAACGTGTCGCAGCGCGTGCGCGTGCACGACGGCGAGGACCTGTTCGTCATCAAGCCCTCGGGCGTGACGTACGACGAGCTGACCCCGGAGTCGATGGTCGTGTGCACGCTCGACGGCGAGCTCGTCGACGGGACGCGCGCGCCGTCGTCGGACACCGCGGCGCACGCGTACGTGTACCGGCACATGCCGGAGGTCGGCGGAGTGGTGCACACGCACTCGACCTATGCGACCGCCTGGGCGGCGCGGGGCGAGGAGATCCCGTGCGTGCTGACGATGATGGCCGACGAGTTCGGCGGACCGGTCCCGATCGGCCCGTTCGCGCTCATCGGTGACGACTCGATCGGGCGTGGGATCGTCGAGACGCTCACGGGCTCGCGCAGCCCGGCCGTGCTCATGCGCAACCACGGGCCGTTCACGATCGGCAAGGACGCGACGACGGCGGTCAAGGCGGCGGTCATGGTCGAGGAGGTCGCGCGGACGATCCATGTCGCGCGGCAGCTCGGCGAGCCGGTGCCGATCGACCAGAACGCGATCGACAGCCTCTACGCCCGGTACCAGAACGTGTACGGCCAGCCCGCACCGGCGCAGCGCTGA
- a CDS encoding FGGY-family carbohydrate kinase: MAEAAQGATLLRDGRAVLGIELGSTRIKAVLVGPAHEPLAQGAHAWENQLVDGVWTYSLEDVETGVQAAVAALLDDAEQRHGVRPDMFAALGVSAMMHGYIALDADDRLLVPFRTWRNTSTGAASALLTEAIDFNMPLRWSVSHLVQAVLDAEPHVPQVASLNTLAGWVHHRLTGRRVLGVGDASGMFPIDPTTGGYDAERLAVVDRLLAERGFGTPLADLLPTPLAAGADAGSLTEAGARFLDPTGTLRPGALVAPPEGDAGTGMVATGAVRPRTGNVSAGTSIFAMVVLEGPLRSVHEELDVVTTPAGDLVAMVHCNNGASELGAWAEVFGELAAALGAPASQDEVFAALLTAALDADADAGGVYAYNQLSGEPIAGLDEGRPLVVRTPGSRLTLANLARAQVYGVFATLSLGLRVLADEGVSIDSLQAHGGMFRTAGVSQRMLAAAVGVPVSVSDTAGEGGAWGMAVLASYRLDPRGLTLADFLDEHVRATSTTVATPDADDVAGYAHYLEGYEQGLAAVRTAAEVLR, translated from the coding sequence ATGGCGGAAGCTGCTCAGGGCGCGACCCTCCTCCGGGACGGTCGCGCGGTGCTCGGCATCGAGCTCGGCTCGACGCGGATCAAGGCAGTCCTGGTCGGACCTGCCCACGAGCCGCTCGCCCAAGGAGCCCACGCCTGGGAGAACCAGCTCGTCGATGGTGTGTGGACCTACTCCCTCGAGGACGTCGAGACCGGTGTCCAGGCCGCCGTCGCCGCGCTGCTCGACGACGCCGAGCAGCGTCATGGGGTCCGCCCCGACATGTTCGCCGCCCTCGGCGTCTCCGCGATGATGCACGGCTACATCGCGCTCGACGCGGACGACCGGCTCCTCGTCCCGTTCCGCACGTGGCGCAACACCTCGACCGGGGCCGCCTCCGCGCTCCTCACCGAGGCGATCGACTTCAACATGCCGCTGCGCTGGTCCGTCAGCCACCTCGTCCAGGCCGTGCTCGACGCCGAGCCGCACGTCCCCCAGGTCGCGTCGCTCAACACGCTCGCCGGCTGGGTCCACCACCGGCTCACGGGCCGCCGGGTCCTCGGCGTCGGCGATGCGTCCGGCATGTTCCCGATCGACCCGACGACCGGCGGGTACGACGCCGAGCGCCTCGCCGTCGTCGACAGGCTGCTCGCCGAGCGCGGCTTCGGCACGCCGCTCGCCGACCTGCTGCCCACCCCGCTGGCTGCCGGCGCCGACGCCGGCAGCCTCACCGAGGCGGGGGCCCGCTTCCTCGACCCCACGGGCACGCTCCGCCCTGGTGCGCTCGTCGCGCCGCCCGAGGGCGACGCCGGGACGGGCATGGTCGCGACCGGCGCCGTCCGCCCGCGCACCGGCAACGTCTCCGCGGGCACCTCGATCTTCGCGATGGTCGTCCTCGAGGGCCCACTGCGCAGCGTCCACGAGGAGCTCGACGTCGTCACGACCCCCGCGGGCGACCTCGTCGCGATGGTGCACTGCAACAACGGCGCGAGCGAGCTCGGCGCGTGGGCCGAGGTCTTCGGCGAGCTCGCCGCCGCGCTCGGCGCGCCCGCGTCGCAGGACGAGGTGTTCGCCGCGCTCCTGACCGCCGCGCTCGACGCCGATGCCGACGCGGGCGGCGTCTACGCGTACAACCAGCTCTCCGGCGAGCCGATCGCCGGCCTCGACGAGGGCCGTCCGCTCGTCGTCCGCACACCCGGCAGCCGGCTCACCCTCGCCAACCTCGCGCGTGCCCAGGTCTACGGCGTGTTCGCGACGCTGAGCCTCGGGCTGCGGGTCCTCGCGGACGAGGGCGTGTCGATCGACTCGCTCCAGGCGCACGGCGGCATGTTCCGGACGGCCGGCGTCTCGCAGCGGATGCTCGCCGCCGCCGTCGGCGTCCCTGTGAGCGTGAGCGACACGGCTGGCGAGGGGGGCGCCTGGGGGATGGCGGTCCTCGCCTCCTACCGCCTCGACCCGCGCGGGCTCACCCTCGCGGACTTCCTCGACGAGCACGTGCGTGCGACCTCGACCACGGTCGCGACCCCCGACGCCGACGACGTCGCTGGGTACGCGCACTACCTCGAGGGTTACGAGCAAGGGCTGGCAGCCGTACGGACGGCCGCCGAGGTGCTCCGGTGA
- a CDS encoding LacI family DNA-binding transcriptional regulator, with the protein MALDEVAARPGASRAPSMADVAERAGVSHQTVSRVLNDHPNVRPETRARVLDAIDELGYRRNSAARALATNRSGIFGVVSTGSALYGPSSTSIGIEVAAREAGYYVSVATVTRFDPSSMRQVVDHFLGQGVEGIIMIAPQVDATRAVVSLAAPVPVVMISSTGIREGMPGHGMIRSVSVDQVAGATAVTEYLIGLGHEQVVHLAGPQDWFDARARVAGWRAAVERAGLAMEDPLPGDWTAERGYSAGRRMVREGLPTAVFAANDQLALGMLRAFWEAGVRVPEDVSVAGFDDATGAAHFIPPLTTVRQDFQALGRLAIDAMRTMLAGREPVVTPLVPTLQVRSSTAPPRS; encoded by the coding sequence ATGGCGCTGGACGAGGTGGCTGCGCGTCCTGGTGCGTCTCGCGCGCCCTCGATGGCGGACGTCGCCGAGCGCGCCGGTGTGTCCCACCAGACGGTCTCCCGCGTGCTCAACGACCACCCGAACGTGCGCCCGGAGACCCGGGCGCGCGTCCTCGACGCTATCGACGAGCTCGGTTACCGCCGCAACAGCGCGGCGCGCGCGCTCGCGACGAACAGGTCGGGGATCTTCGGCGTCGTCTCGACGGGCTCCGCGCTGTACGGCCCGTCGTCGACGTCGATCGGTATCGAGGTCGCGGCGCGCGAGGCGGGCTACTACGTGTCGGTCGCGACCGTGACGCGCTTCGACCCGTCGTCGATGCGGCAGGTCGTGGACCACTTCCTCGGTCAGGGCGTCGAGGGCATCATCATGATCGCCCCGCAGGTCGACGCGACCCGGGCGGTCGTGAGCCTCGCGGCTCCCGTCCCGGTCGTGATGATCTCGTCGACGGGCATCCGTGAGGGCATGCCCGGGCACGGGATGATCCGTTCCGTGAGCGTGGACCAGGTCGCGGGCGCGACGGCGGTCACGGAGTACCTCATCGGTCTCGGTCACGAGCAGGTCGTGCACCTTGCTGGCCCGCAGGACTGGTTCGACGCGCGGGCGCGCGTCGCGGGCTGGCGGGCCGCTGTCGAGCGGGCAGGTCTTGCGATGGAGGACCCGCTGCCGGGCGACTGGACGGCGGAGCGCGGGTACTCGGCGGGGCGTCGGATGGTCCGCGAGGGGCTGCCGACGGCGGTGTTCGCGGCGAACGACCAGCTGGCGCTCGGGATGCTGCGCGCGTTCTGGGAGGCGGGCGTCCGTGTCCCGGAGGACGTGTCGGTCGCGGGCTTCGACGACGCGACGGGTGCGGCGCACTTCATCCCGCCGCTGACGACGGTGCGGCAGGACTTCCAGGCGCTCGGGCGCCTGGCGATCGACGCGATGCGCACGATGCTCGCGGGTCGGGAGCCGGTCGTGACGCCGCTCGTGCCGACGCTTCAGGTGCGGTCGAGCACGGCGCCGCCGCGCTCCTGA
- the radA gene encoding DNA repair protein RadA: MTPPAATRTSARPSRPAFACSECGWTTSKWVGRCGECQEWGTVSESAGPTAGPRTAATSPARTPARPIDQIPVDAARAVPTGVAELDRVLGGGLVPGAVVLLAGEPGVGKSTLLLDVASIAAASGRTVLYVTGEESAGQVRLRAERIGALDPNLLLAAETDLGTVLGHIEATDPYLLVLDSVQTIASAQVEGGPGGVAQVKEVAGAIIAAAKGRDMPVLLVGHVTKDGSVAGPRTLEHLVDVVCQFEGDRHSSLRMVRAVKNRYGATDEVGCFELTETGIVGLADPSGLFLSHTVAETPGTCVTVTLEGRRPLPLEVQSLAVPTTLANPRRTTNGIDSSRVAMILAVMHRFAGLRAEQLDMYISTIGGLRVVEPSADLAIALAAASAVSHRPVSRGTVAIGEVGLSGDLRPVSALGRRLAEAARLGLRRAIVPQASFDALDQVPAGMTVLPAVHVAQAAELALGPADERTGAANR, translated from the coding sequence ATGACGCCTCCCGCCGCCACCCGCACCTCCGCGCGCCCGTCGCGCCCCGCGTTCGCGTGCAGCGAGTGCGGCTGGACGACGAGCAAGTGGGTCGGCCGGTGCGGCGAGTGCCAGGAGTGGGGCACGGTCTCGGAGAGCGCGGGGCCGACGGCGGGGCCGCGCACGGCGGCGACGTCGCCTGCGCGCACGCCCGCGCGGCCGATCGACCAGATCCCCGTCGACGCGGCGCGCGCGGTGCCGACGGGCGTCGCGGAGCTCGACCGCGTCCTCGGAGGGGGTCTCGTGCCGGGAGCGGTCGTGCTGCTCGCGGGCGAGCCGGGCGTCGGCAAGTCGACCCTGCTGCTCGACGTCGCGTCGATCGCGGCGGCGAGCGGCCGCACCGTCCTGTACGTCACGGGCGAGGAGTCCGCGGGGCAGGTGCGTCTGCGCGCCGAGCGCATCGGCGCGCTCGACCCGAACCTGCTGCTCGCCGCCGAGACGGACCTGGGCACGGTGCTCGGCCACATCGAGGCGACCGACCCGTACCTGCTCGTGCTCGACTCGGTGCAGACGATCGCGTCCGCGCAGGTCGAGGGCGGCCCGGGCGGTGTCGCACAGGTCAAGGAGGTCGCGGGGGCGATCATCGCGGCCGCGAAGGGCCGCGACATGCCGGTCCTCCTGGTGGGCCACGTGACGAAGGACGGCTCCGTCGCGGGTCCTCGCACGCTCGAGCACCTCGTCGACGTCGTCTGCCAGTTCGAGGGCGACCGGCACTCGAGCCTGCGCATGGTCCGGGCGGTCAAGAACCGCTACGGCGCGACGGACGAGGTCGGCTGCTTCGAGCTCACCGAGACGGGCATCGTGGGCCTCGCCGACCCGAGCGGGCTGTTCCTGTCCCACACGGTCGCCGAGACGCCCGGCACGTGCGTGACCGTGACCCTCGAGGGGCGCCGCCCGCTGCCCCTCGAGGTGCAGTCGCTCGCCGTCCCGACGACGCTCGCTAACCCGCGCCGCACGACGAACGGGATCGACTCGAGCCGTGTCGCGATGATCCTCGCGGTCATGCACCGGTTCGCGGGGCTGCGCGCCGAACAGCTCGACATGTACATCTCGACGATCGGCGGCCTGCGCGTCGTCGAGCCGTCCGCGGACCTCGCGATCGCGCTCGCTGCCGCGAGCGCCGTGAGCCACCGCCCGGTCTCCCGCGGCACCGTCGCGATCGGCGAGGTCGGTCTCTCGGGAGACCTGCGGCCCGTGTCCGCGCTCGGGCGGCGTCTCGCCGAGGCCGCGCGCCTCGGGCTGCGGCGGGCGATCGTCCCGCAAGCGTCGTTCGACGCGCTCGACCAGGTACCCGCCGGCATGACGGTCCTGCCCGCCGTGCACGTCGCGCAGGCAGCCGAGCTCGCGCTCGGCCCGGCCGACGAACGCACCGGCGCGGCGAACCGCTGA